CCTTAGCGATATCTCCTGAATATTTAATTCCACCATCTGCTATAACAGGAATTCCATATTTTTTAGCCTCGTTTGCGCAGTCGTCAATGGCTGAAATTTGCGGTACGCCTACTCCTGCTATAATTCTTGTAGTACAAATTGATCCCGGACCGATTCCTACTTTTATGCCGTCTGCTCCTGCCTCTGCTAAGTCTTTAACTGCGGCTGGGTTTGCTATATTTCCGACAACTACGTCTACGTTAAAATTTGCTTTTACCTGTTTTAAAGTATCTATGATGCCTTTTGAGTGTCCATGCGCAGAGTCCATAACTATAACATCTACGCCAGCTTCCACAAGAGCTTTAGCCCTGTCAAGCTGCCCTACACCGATAGCAGCAGCAACACGAAGTCTGCCATATCTATCTTTATTTGCGTTTGGATACTCTTTGCGTTTTTTAAGATCTTTTATAGTTATGAGCCCTTCAAGATGTCCATCTTTATCAACTATAGGAAGCTTTTCCACTCTATTTTGACTAAAAATTTTCTCAGCATCATCAAGAGTGCAACCCTTTGGAGCTGTTATCAAAGGAGCCTTTGTCATACGATCTTTTACAAGCACTCTTCTATCGTTTTCAAATCTCAAATCACGGTTTGTTAAAATTCCAATCAGTTTATTTTCACTATCCACAACAGGAACTCCTGAGATATGAAGGTCTGCCATCATATCAAGCGCATCACCAACCGTTGCATCTGGAGAGATAGATATAGGATCTATTATAACTCCGCTTTCGCTCTTTTTCACCCGTCTTACTTCGTGAACTTGAGAGGCTATATCCATATTTTTATGTATTACCCCTATACCGCCTAAGCGAGCCATCATAATGGCTGTCCTGTGTTCAGTAACCGTATCCATAGCAGCCGATACAATGGGGATATTTAGAGTAATATTTTTAGAAAATACACTCTTTATACTAACTTCTTTGGGTAAAATTTCAGAATACTGCGGAACTAAAAGTACGTCCTCAAAGGTGAGAGCTCTTTTAACTATCTTCATCTTTATCCTTTTATTAAATTTTCCAAGCCAAATGCGCCATCAAGCAGAGTCTGCTCATCCCATGCCTTAGTCACAAGGTGAGCCGAGACATTTAAGCCGTTTTTATCCTTAGCCACAGGAACAGATATCGCAGGAAGTCCAGCCAAATTGACACCTATAGTATATATATCAGCTAAATATGATTGAAGCGGATCTGTAATATCACCGAATTTAGGGGCCGTAGTAGGTGCTACAGGCATTAACATGAGATCGCATTCGCTTAAAATTTGCTCATATTTTGCTTTTGTATACGCTCTTGCTTTTTGCGCTTTTATATAATAAGCATCGTAATATCCGCTACTTAACACAAAGGTTCCTAGTAAAATTCTTCTTTTTACCTCATCACCAAAGCCTTCCGAGCGAGAGTTGATATATAACTCTTTTAAATTTTTAGCCTCTGCTCTGCGTCCATATCTAACTCCGTCAAAACGGCTTAAATTTGCACTCGCTTCGGCAGTTCCTATTATATAATAGGTTGCTATATCATATTTTGAAGTGTCTAAATTTTTATAAACTATCTTATGTCCATTTGATTTTAAT
This Campylobacter sp. RM16192 DNA region includes the following protein-coding sequences:
- the guaB gene encoding IMP dehydrogenase; amino-acid sequence: MKIVKRALTFEDVLLVPQYSEILPKEVSIKSVFSKNITLNIPIVSAAMDTVTEHRTAIMMARLGGIGVIHKNMDIASQVHEVRRVKKSESGVIIDPISISPDATVGDALDMMADLHISGVPVVDSENKLIGILTNRDLRFENDRRVLVKDRMTKAPLITAPKGCTLDDAEKIFSQNRVEKLPIVDKDGHLEGLITIKDLKKRKEYPNANKDRYGRLRVAAAIGVGQLDRAKALVEAGVDVIVMDSAHGHSKGIIDTLKQVKANFNVDVVVGNIANPAAVKDLAEAGADGIKVGIGPGSICTTRIIAGVGVPQISAIDDCANEAKKYGIPVIADGGIKYSGDIAKALAAGASCIMAGSLLAGCEESPGEVITFQGRQYKVYRGMGSIGAMTKGSSDRYFQEGTAQDKLVPEGIEGRVPYVGSIKEVVHQLLGGLRSAMGYCGSKDIGTLQEKAEFVEITSAGLKESHVHDVVITQEAPNYKVN